Part of the Brassica oleracea var. oleracea cultivar TO1000 chromosome C8, BOL, whole genome shotgun sequence genome is shown below.
TCTTTCTGGTAAATGACAAACATCTCCAGTTAATCTTTGTCTTATATTATCTTCTTAACCTTTTATCATTGTTTCTTCTTGTTTTTTTTTAGTACATCTACCTCATCAACGGGGAGGAGTTGTTCCGTCTTGCGAGAGATTACTTTAGGTATCTTACTGGACGACCCAAGAGTGGTAGGTTGACCAGAGTTATGGACAGTTGGGGTAGATTATTGGAGCGTATGTCGCCGAGGCATAAAGTGTATGACGAGTACTTACTGGAGAAACCGATCATCAAGACGCCTAGCTGGTATGAGAGCCCTGAGAAATACACACGTGTCGTGAAGTCTTACGCTGATGCAAATGAAGATGATGAATAGCTTCTTTTTTTTTCTTTTGCCGAGTTAAGTAGTTTCACTTATTAGACCATGAACCGGTTTGTTTTAGTTTCGTCATTGTTATCTAACAATCAGATTGGTAGTAAAATTACAAAACCTCAGTAAAAATTTAGTAATTATTCAAGTAGGATTTTTAAAATCATTTAAGTTTAATGTTATTGAATTTGCAATTTAAAAATATATTTTAAAATTTATTGCTATTAGAAAAAATTTAATAGTACAATTTTGAGAGATTTATATGATTTGATTGTCTTTTTTACGGAGTTTATAAGTTAAATTGACAAAATTCAAATTTAATGGTGTTAGACCATCTCCAGTGACTTACTCGATATTTTACTCTATAATAGAGTTTGAATTTAGTCCAATAGTACTCTATTTTTGAGTAAAAAATAGAGTGACAAAAAAATAAGTTATTTTATATTTGGAGTAAACCTATTTTTCGCTATATTATAAAATAAGAGATATAATTGCATTGAAACATTTTTACTCTAAAGATGATTTTAGAGCGAAAAATAGACCGGAGTTGGAGATACCCTTAAACAGATTTAGAGTGTTTTAATCAAATCACAATAGTTTTCATAATTTACTGACACTCATATCAAAGTTAAATTATTTCAAATCTTTCTCAAATGTTATATTCAGTAAATCGAAAAAAAAAGAAGAAACAAGTTATATTGAGAATTGAGTACATCTCCAAATAGTTGCAGGCTTTTGTTTGAGCCCAAAATAAGCCCATTCCAATTTATATGTAGTCAGTCACGTGCACCTATCACGTGATCTTCTTCTTCTCTTTTATTTACACATCGAGACGCGCTAGGGTAGGGTTTTAGTTTCTCTCCGACGAGATTTGAGATGGCACTAAGAGGAGTATGGCAGCTCCAGAAGCTGGTAGTGAGCTACTGTAATTGGGGTGGCAGCAGCAGAGGCATAAGGTAACCATTTGACCTAATTTGTTATTTCGCGTTTAATCCCATTTGATCGATCAAATTCTTATTCACTTTGAAACTGGTGGGTCGTTTTTAAAAACAGAGCCTTTATGGAATCAGAGTTACCTGCTCTGATCGAGAAGAATCCGCAGCTCGAAGTGGTGACGGAACTCTCAAGGGGACAACATCCTTACCTCAAGGGCATTTACAGTAATGAATGAAATCAATATTTCTCCTTTTTTTCGTGTTATAGTTTTTACAAGGGATCTTGAAATTAGCGAACTTTACTTGTGATTTTCGTGTAATATAGGGAATAGAAATGAAAGAGTGGTGTGTGTTAAGAACATGGATCCTGATCAAGTGCTTTTGAATGCAACGAGGCTTAGGAACTCTCTTGGAAGGAAAGTGGTGAAGCTGCGGACTAGGCATGTGACCAAACATCCCAGTGTTCAAGGCACTTGGACAACCGCTGTCAAGTTCTGACAACCTTTGCGGGTCTTTTGTTCTTCTTCTTATTCGTTGCTGTAATGTTGCAATATCAGGATTCTTCCTTTGTTACCAATATTTACAATACCAAGTTGTTTCCACTACTTGTTCTCTCTGGTTCGTTCCTTTTTTTCTTACAACAATGTTCTGTCTTGTTTTGGATCCGGTTAATGTCTGGGAAACATGATCCTCTTGTGTTTTGTCCGTTTCAGTGTTATGTTCTTCTCTGGGAGTCAATACTGTTCTGTGCAATTTCGAAAAAGCTTTCTTAGAGTCATGACAGTTCACTTTATTGCCTGTTCTTTCGTTAACCTATGTTAGCTGATGTTTGTATTTGTAAGGTTGCTGATAGTAACATGGAAAAAGTGCTAAGCTTAGCTCTATGTATATTTGTTTCTCAAGTAGGCTAACACTTGGCCTTACAGGTTCATCAGGTTTGAAACCTCTACTGGATGTGCATATAGATGATATCCACAATCCTCATGAACAGTCTGATTAGGTCTTTTGTATAACCATGATACATGCTACAACACTAGCTTGTACACCAACTCAGTCCACAAGAACTACTTGTTTGCATCATTATATATAGTGCATCATATACTAAAGTTGTTATCTCGATATTGTTCAATTTTTGGGGACAGTTGATCTCGAGGAATATAGAAAATCTATAGGAAAATGTGCACGTCTGTACCCATCTTCTGTTAGCACCTAGGATCAAAGCATTTTGGTAGTCCCCAAGTGTAAGCTATATTTATAAGATTTCGTGTTTTCTGACTTGCACTGAAGATCATGTAAAGACAACTGTCAAAAGAAAACTTATGTTCCTGCAAAATCTTCCTAGCAAACATCAAAATAATGAATAATCACATCCAACCCAAACACTGAAGCAAACATGTCTGAATCACATTTCCAAAAGGAAACACAAAATTTTGACTTCTGCTATTTGTTTTCTCATTTCTGTTTTTGAATCTCTCCGAGCCAACCATACAAAACTCGGTTATTAAAATATAATTCAAAGGCTCTCGAACCGTGTCCCACACTCTACTCTCCAACACAACAGTTTGAGCTTTCTTTTTTATCATTTTATGTGTGAATGAGTCAGTTTTTTTTGGTGTGGCGAATGAGCCAGTTTAAATCTGTTTTATATCATATAGTGCCTATTAAGCATTGAATCATGGACTGTCTTGCTATCCTAAGTTTGATTCGTTCGGCTTTAGACATAGAGCCAGATTGTTTGGTTTACACGCAAGGTAACAAACTCCATTGGAGGGAAACATAGAAGAGAGAGAGAGAGAGCTGTGTAGCTAATAACTGGTGCTGTTGTCTTAAATAGTAAACATGATCTTGATCATATGGAGACACGGTTATGCGACAAAAAAAACTATCCAAACCGAGTCAAACTGAACCAACCGAACTCAAACCGATGCAAACCAAACCAAATTATGTTATCAAACTATTCGGTTGAAGATATTCCCAACCCGAACGGTTTGGTTAGATTCAATTTTAAACCGAACTGAATCGAAAAGCCAATGTGTTTTGTAATTATTTAAATGAAAATTATTAGTAATACCAAGATATTAAAATCCTAAGACTAAACCCACGTAAACTGCCATTTTTTATTTATTAGCATATATTCTTCTAATCAAATATGTAATCATCAAAAGGTTCCATTAGAAAAAGGGAAAGTTATCACTTTAGAGGTAGAATGAAATAGTTCAAATTAGTTAAATTTGGTTTGACTGAATTCTTGTAAAATCTTTTTGTGGCTTTTTCAAAGATTTTTGTTTCAGTTTTATATTTAACTAGTCCGTGGGCATGCGCGGAGTGTGAAATTTTAATAGAAATGTTTGTTTATTAGTAACTTTAGTGTTCTTCAACAATTAAATCATAATGTCATGAATCCAAAATTGTATATAGTAGTGGAGCTTTAATATAAGGTTGTTGAGTAAAGGGCTACCATTAACATAGGTGGTGAAATAATGGCATTTATTTCTAGGTTTACACAGTTAAGATTACTTACCAGTTACCATATATACTACCATTAACATAATTGCGGAATTAATAATAACTAAGACATTTAATATCATTTATGTAATATATTATACAGATTGCTTCGCGTTATTTTTTATTTCAGTTATAAATCCAATATTACTCCATATTAATCTCAGGGGATGTCGACTTAAATGGACCATATTTTATAGGGGATGTCTACTTAGATATATACATTAATACACTAATACACTAATCGTTCTTAATGGCATCCCTTATATTTCTCTAGTAATGTTTGTCCATTTAAAAAAGGGTTGTGAGAAGAGCTATGGTGCATGTCAAAACTATCACTTAAGTTACAACTTAAAAATGTTTCACAAATAATATATATGAGATTTAGTTCACATAATTTACGTTTTAAACATAATTTCTCTTAAATATAAACTAAGAGGAACCCTATTAAACTGAACCGAAACATAAACCAAACTGAATATAAACCGAACCCAAACCGAACCAAACTAACTATGATTTACTTTAGTTGGAAAAATTCTAGAACTGAATTAACCGAACCGAATCGGACCGAATCCAAATCGATCTAATAAAATAACAAGTGCCCACCCCTTTAGGCCTATGTGTTTGTTAATGAAGACAAAATAACACACTTTGTTATATATCTCTACAATATTATTTTTTCATACGTCAGTTTCCTATGTGACGTTAATTCTTAGAGTAGTTAATTACAATGATATCGTTAATGAAGTAAAAATATTATACATAATACCGTTATTATGATTTTTTTTTTAATTTTCCTTATTGTTTCATAATTTTTTGCTTTTAGTTTCCTTTTTTTATCATAATGTTTTCTTAAACTACTAAAATATGAAAATTATATATAAATAAATTTAATTTAATATTTATTTAATAACTAACAATGAATATCTTTTGTAAAGAAATGTTTTAAAAAAATATTTTACCTTAAATAATAAATATTAAAAGAAAAAACCAAAAATATTTGCTATATATGTTTCGATCAAAAGCTTCATTATATAAACAAAATTGGGGCGTAAATTTTAGAAATTATGAGAACACTCAAACATGTCATCATCTTCTAACAAAAATCAAAGTACGTGCGAAGCCTTAAAGAGCATGATGTCGAAGATGTCCGGCATGATGTCAGAAGATGTCAGGTGGCCCTGAAAAGAAGAAGTTGGTGGAAGCCACTCGCAATGCTGCTGCAGCGAGAAGAAGACTAGCTGTCTAGATGCTGCATATTTTATTGGAATAAATAATAAACGCCCAAAACTGAACTGAATAACCCAAGACTGAACCAAAACTGAACCCAATACCCTTTTTTACCGCATAATTTTCTTTTAAAATATATAATTAAATAAATTTTAGTTAATTTCTATAATATTATTTGAGAAGTCAGTTTCTTATGGTTCATGTTAATTTTACAACAGTTGATTACATAAATACTTTTAATAAATTAAAAATATTATATCCAATCATCATTATTAAAATTTTATTTATTTTTAGTTTGATTTTCCTTTTCTTTATTATCTTTTCAAATAATATATACAATAAAAGTAAACATTATTTAATTAACTATAAATTTTATAAACGAAAAAATTATATCATAGATAATTTGATTTATAAAAAAAGGAAAATTCACAATAAACAAAATTTTAAAGGAAAAAAATTGAAATTTTAAAATTTGATAGTGGTAGTCCAAGTGCTTCAAGGCTCTAGGCATGTGACCAAACACCCCAGTGTTCAAGGCACTTGGACTACCGCTGTCAAATTCGACAACCTTGCCTCCTAAACATATACTTTGTGTATGGTTTCTTCTTCTTCTTCTAGTTGTTGAATCGAGAAGTGGCTCGAATGTTGCAAGTTTTATTATTATCTGTGTTTGCCGTCCCAAGTTGTTTCTACTGTTACTTGAATCTTGTCTTCTTGTGAATAAGATTTCGGAAAAGTTTATTGGTAAAATTTCATTTTATTCTGATCAATTTTTTTACATTATTGCTCATTGTTTTCATACTGATTGTGATAGAAAGTCTTAGTAGGTGTTACTACAGAGAGAACTTAATACTTTTCATTTCTTTGCAAATTTGTCACAAGTATGATAAATCAGACAAGCCCCTGTAATCATCCATCCTAACATATAGTTACGGCAGTCATATACATTCTGACATGTAAACAAGCTGAAAAGTTGATGGTAGAAGAACTTGCACTAGAGGATGGATTGAGAAGCTGTTTTGATTTTGGTGAATTAGGACTTAGCTTGTGTTTTCTGGTATTGGAGGCAACGACAAAGCAGAGTTTTTATCTGTATCGCCACCGCTGCTTGAGGAAGAATGTGACTTAAGATGTGACAATGCCACTTCTAGCATCACTTCCACTTCTTTCTTGTACTGTTATCAAAACCAAATGTATCAGAATTAAACAGTGTTCTGGCTGTTTCTTAAGCTAGTCAGATCGGGATAAGGACACCAGACTAACCTCATCGATTGCTCCTGATTTAATCTTCGATTGCATCAAGCACCATTTCTTGAAATGTACACCTGTGAGATGAATACAAGTGTGATCATTTCATCATACATTGTGCCACTGCAAGTTTTACTCGACTACACACACTTTGGGATAAGTGGTAACTCTGAATAGTTTTAAAGAAATACAAGAGTCACTTACCAACTCTTACATCTAGTACAGAGGAAGTCTCCTCTTTCACTTCCAATCGCCATCGACAATGGACCTGATACAACCAAGATTCAAGAAGCATGGTTTGCAAAGAGAATGATAAATTCACTCATAAATAAACGTACCTCAAAGTAAGAACCAAAAGGAACATCATGCGGCTGTTGCACAGTTTCAAAAACCTGATAAAAGAGAAGATATAAGTATCAATAGATGGGATATCATTTCCTTTTTCATTTTGTTTGTAGCATCTATCTTACACGGGAAAACCCATTCTTACCAGCGTTTTCTTATCTGGTGATAGAACAACGTGCTGCCATTCTGTTACAGCAGTGTCTGGTGGACACATAGGACTATTACAAATCGATCTGAACTTAATCTCTCTAACTTGACCATCATATTCTTCAGCAGTGTGCCAAGGCTCAATCTGAAAGATCACACAACAGAGTTCCAGAGAAGTTTAATCTGAAGAGCGCTTTTAAAGCCTATGTATTTGAAGGTTAATGATCTAGATGGTAATACCAAAATCTTACATTAAGATTCTTATCCTTCCTTGCAGATCTGTACTCATTAGTATAAGTGGAATCATCAGCCAACAAAACGTTCCGGAATTGCTCAGGTGTACTTGGGAAAACATCCTGCATACAAAAAAGTATGATGCGTGGAGAGAGAGAAGTGGCCTGGTGGAGAGATGGCTGAGCGCCGGTGGAGCAAAGGCTGAGCACCGGAGGAGCTGGCCGGAAAGGGGAACGCCGGCTGAGAGAGTTTTCTCAGGTGGAGAGCACAATCGTGCTGATAACGTGTTAGAAATATGAAAGAAGTGTTGCTGTGAAAGTTGTGTCTTTCTCATTAGCTCTCACTATCAATATATAGTGGAGGTTCACAAGGGTTTACAACAAGGAGAGAATCTACACATTTAATACATATTGACCACAAAGATACAGACTTGGTCAAAGCTCATAAATGCTCCGGTTGAATGAGTCTTCATCTTGACTATTCTTGGACGGATGTAGACGGACCGGAGACGGGTGTAGACGCAGTAAATCGAAAAAAAAAGAAGAAACAAGTTATATTGAGAATTGAGTACATCTCCAAATAGTTGCAGGCTTTTGTTTGAGCCCAAAATAAGCCCATTCCAATTTATATGTAGTCAGTCACGTGCACCTATCACGTGATCTTCTTCTTCTCTTTTATTTACACATCGAGACGCGCTAGGGTAGGGTTTTAGTTTCTCTCCGACGAGATTTGAGATGGCACTAAGAGGAGTATGGCAGCTCCAGAAGCTGGTAGTGAGCTACTGTAATTGGGGTGGCAGCAGCAGAGGCATAAGGTAACCATTTGACCTAATTTGTTATTTCGCGTTTAATCCCATTTGATCGATCAAATTCTTATTCACTTTGAAACTGGTGGGTCGTTTTTAAAAACAGAGCCTTTATGGAATCAGAGTTACCTGCTCTGATCGAGAAGAATCCGCAGCTCGAAGTGGTGACGGAACTCTCAAGGGGACAACATCCTTACCTCAAGGGCATTTACAGTAATGAATGAAATCAATATTTCTCCTTTTTTTCGTGTTATAGTTTTTACAAGGGATCTTGAAATTAGCGAACTTTACTTGTGATTTTCGTGTAATATAGGGAATAGAAATGAAAGAGTGGTGTGTGTTAAGAACATGGATCCTGATCAAGTGCTTTTGAATGCAACGAGGCTTAGGAACTCTCTTGGAAGGAAAGTGGTGAAGCTGCGGACTAGGCATGTGACCAAACATCCCAGTGTTCAAGGCACTTGGACAACCGCTGTCAAGTTCTGACAACCTTTGCGGGTCTTTTGTTCTTCTTCTTATTCGTTGCTGTAATGTTGCAATATCAGGATTCTTCCTTTGTTACCAATATTTACAATACCAAGTTGTTTCCACTACTTGTTCTCTCTGGTTCGTTCCTTTTTTTCTTACAACAATGTTCTGTCTTGTTTTGGATCCGGTTAATGTCTGGGAAACATGATCCTCTTGTGTTTTGTCCGTTTCAGTGTTATGTTCTTCTCTGGGAGTCAATACTGTTCTGTGCAATTTCGAAAAAGCTTTCTTAGAGTCATGACAGTTCACTTTATTGCCTGTTCTTTCGTTAACCTATGTTAGCTGATGTTTGTATTTGTAAGGTTGCTGATAGTAACATGGAAAAAGTGCTAAGCTTAGCTCTATGTATATTTGTTTCTCAAGTAGGCTAACACTTGGCCTTACAGGTTCATCAGGTTTGAAACCTCTACTGGATGTGCATATAGATGATATCCACAATCCTCATGAACAGTCTGATTAGGTCTTTTGTATAACCATGATACATGCTACAACACTAGCTTGTACACCAACTCAGTCCACAAGAACTACTTGTTTGCATCATTATATATAGTGCATCATATACTAAAGTTGTTATCTCGATATTGTTCAATTTTTGGGGACAGTTGATCTCGAGGAATATAGAAAATCTATAGGAAAATGTGCACGTCTGTACCCATCTTCTGTTAGCACCTAGGATCAAAGCATTTTGGTAGTCCCCAAGTGTAAGCTATATTTATAAGATTTCGTGTTTTCTGACTTGCACTGAAGATCATGTAAAGACAACTGTCAAAAGAAAACTTATGTTCCTGCAAAATCTTCCTAGCAAACATCAAAATAATGAATAATCACATCCAACCCAAACACTGAAGCAAACATGTCTGAATCACATTTCCAAAAGGAAACACAAAATTTTGACTTCTGCTATTTGTTTTCTCATTTCTGTTTTTGAATCTCTCCGAGCCAACCATACAAAACTCGGTTATTAAAATATAATTCAAAGGCTCTCGAACCGTGTCCCACACTCTACTCTCCAACACAACAGTTTGAGCTTTCTTTTTTATCATTTTATGTGTGAATGAGTCAGTTTTTTTTGGTGTGGCGAATGAGCCAGTTTAAATCTGTTTTATATCATATAGTGCCTATTAAGCATTGAATCATGGACTGTCTTGCTATCCTAAGTTTGATTCGTTCGGCTTTAGACATAGAGCCAGATTGTTTGGTTTACACGCAAGGTAACAAACTCCATTGGAGGGAAACATAGAAGAGAGAGAGAGAGAGCTGTGTAGCTAATAACTGGTGCTGTTGTCTTAAATAGTAAACATGATCTTGATCATATGGAGACACGGTTATGCGACAAAAAAAACTATCCAAACCGAGTCAAACTGAACCAACCGAACTCAAACCGATGCAAACCAAACCAAATTATGTTATCAAACTATTCGGTTGAAGATATTCCCAACCCGAACGGTTTGGTTAGATTCAATTTTAAACCGAACTGAATCGAAAAGCCAATGTGTTTTGTAATTATTTAAATGAAAATTATTAGTAATACCAAGATATTAAAATCCTAAGACTAAACCCACGTAAACTGCCATTTTTTATTTATTAGCATATATTCTTCTAATCAAATATGTAATCATCAAAAGGTTCCATTAGAAAAAGGGAAAGTTATCACTTTAGAGGTAGAATGAAATAGTTCAAATTAGTTAAATTTGGTTTGACTGAATTCTTGTAAAATCTTTTTGTGGCTTTTTCAAAGATTTTTGTTTCAGTTTTATATTTAACTAGTCCGTGGGCATGCGCGGAGTGTGAAATTTTAATAGAAATGTTTGTTTATTAGTAACTTTAGTGTTCTTCAACAATTAAATCATAATGTCATGAATCCAAAATTGTATATAGTAGTGGAGCTTTAATATAAGGTTGTTGAGTAAAGGGCTACCATTAACATAGGTGGTGAAATAATGGCATTTATTTCTAGGTTTACACAGTTAAGATTACTTACCAGTTACCATATATACTACCATTAACATAATTGCGGAATTAATAATAACTAAGACATTTAATATCATTTATGTAATATATTATACAGATTGCTTCGCGTTATTTTTTATTTCAGTTATAAATCCAATATTACTCCATATTAATCTCAGGGGATGTCGACTTAAATGGACCATATTTTATAGGGGATGTCTACTTAGATATATACATTAATACACTAATACACTAATCGTTCTTAATGGCATCCCTTATATTTCTCTAGTAATGTTTGTCCATTTAAAAAAGGGTTGTGAGAAGAGCTATGGTGCATGTCAAAACTATCACTTAAGTTACAACTTAAAAATGTTTCACAAATAATATATATGAGATTTAGTTCACATAATTTACGTTTTAAACATAATTTCTCTTAAATATAAACTAAGAGGAACCCTATTAAACTGAACCGAAACATAAACCAAACTGAATATAAACCGAACCCAAACCGAACCAAACTAACTATGATTTACTTTAGTTGGAAAAATTCTAGAACTGAATTAACCGAACCGAATCGGACCGAATCCAAATCGATCTAATAAAATAACAAGTGCCCACCCCTTTAGGCCTATGTGTTTGTTAATGAAGACAAAATAACACACTTTGTTATATATCTCTACAATATTATTTTTTCATACGTCAGTTTCCTATGTGACGTTAATTCTTAGAGTAGTTAATTACAATGATATCGTTAATGAAGTAAAAATATTATACATAATACCGTTATTATGATTTTTTTTTTAATTTTCCTTATTGTTTCATAATTTTTTGCTTTTAGTTTCCTTTTTTTATCATAATGTTTTCTTAAACTACTAAAATATGAAAATTATATATAAATAAATTTAATTTAATATTTATTTAATAACTAACAATGAATATCTTTTGTAAAGAAATGTTTTAAAAAAATATTTTACCTTAAATAATAAATATTAAAAGAAAAAACCAAAAATATTTGCTATATATGTTTCGATCAAAAGCTTCATTATATAAACAAAATTGGGGCGTAAATTTTAGAAATTATGAGAACACTCAAACATGTCATCATCTTCTAACAAAAATCAAAGTACGTGCGAAGCCTTAAAGAGCATGATGTCGAAGATGTCCGGCATGATGTCAGAAGATGTCAGGTGGCCCTGAAAAGAAGAAGTTGGTGGAAGCCACTCGCAATGCTGCTGCAGCGAGAAGAAGACTAGCTGTCTAGATGCTGCATATTTTATTGGAATAAATAATAAACGCCCAAAACTGAACTGAATAACCCAAGACTGAACCAAAACTGAACCCAATACCCT
Proteins encoded:
- the LOC106310105 gene encoding 54S ribosomal protein L51, mitochondrial-like; the protein is MALRGVWQLQKLVVSYCNWGGSSRGIRAFMESELPALIEKNPQLEVVTELSRGQHPYLKGIYRNRNERVVCVKNMDPDQVLLNATRLRNSLGRKVVKLRTRHVTKHPSVQGTWTTAVKF
- the LOC106309194 gene encoding uncharacterized protein LOC106309194, whose translation is MQDVFPSTPEQFRNVLLADDSTYTNEYRSARKDKNLNIEPWHTAEEYDGQVREIKFRSICNSPMCPPDTAVTEWQHVVLSPDKKTLVFETVQQPHDVPFGSYFEVHCRWRLEVKEETSSVLDVRVGVHFKKWCLMQSKIKSGAIDEYKKEVEVMLEVALSHLKSHSSSSSGGDTDKNSALSLPPIPENTS